One Devosia lacusdianchii genomic window carries:
- a CDS encoding ribbon-helix-helix domain-containing protein: protein MNDNPEAAGSPMDWATPIFRTVSTASGRHALRLEAAFWDALQVLAQQSGRRPTDLVREILEVARPDNINVSRAVRSAVTKRLLDEQSRMAPLAAPLAVVQLMQLAPSPSFALDRQKRLVRVNDEFLRYLKTIVARAQSPDGAQLTLDRPIEQLFAEIRPGTTLECAMSIRVDTHERRTQVRVVIPPPAPANVLVGFVLT from the coding sequence TTGAACGATAATCCCGAAGCCGCCGGCTCGCCGATGGACTGGGCTACGCCGATTTTCCGCACCGTAAGCACGGCATCGGGACGTCATGCCTTGCGGCTCGAGGCGGCGTTTTGGGATGCGCTCCAGGTTCTGGCACAGCAATCGGGTCGGCGGCCGACCGACCTGGTCCGCGAGATACTCGAAGTTGCCCGACCCGACAATATCAACGTCTCTCGCGCGGTCCGAAGCGCCGTTACCAAGCGCCTTCTGGATGAGCAGAGCCGCATGGCGCCATTGGCAGCGCCTTTGGCGGTCGTCCAGCTGATGCAGCTGGCGCCATCCCCGTCATTCGCGCTCGACCGCCAGAAGCGGCTTGTGCGCGTCAATGACGAGTTCTTGCGCTATCTTAAGACGATCGTGGCCCGAGCGCAGTCGCCAGATGGAGCCCAACTGACGCTGGATCGCCCGATCGAGCAGCTATTTGCCGAAATCCGGCCAGGAACGACCCTCGAATGCGCCATGTCCATTCGGGTCGACACCCATGAGCGGCGTACGCAGGTTCGCGTCGTCATTCCGCCGCCTGCACCCGCCAATGTTCTTGTTGGCTTCGTGCTGACCTGA
- a CDS encoding type I secretion system permease/ATPase, with the protein MDAAVTPDVVAHDERPIDVILECVRYLARAWRKSDSAALLTAGLPLKDGLLGPEQVEAAFGRIGVSVRRAHVAPARLREFDFPALIFPETRSPVVLLERAGRRSFRAYDPEQHAEVILDGRDIKGKSSQHLLLVSPNYEAVQEASGKRLAQQGHWFWSAVAGHTRSIWYVLLAAAFINLFALAFPLFTMNVYDRVLPNASQTTLWVLAVGVTAVVIFDTLLKLARSAVIEYVGRSIDFRLSSALFDRVLNTPMAKRPESTGAFVSRIGQYEVLREFVAASSLVMFVDVLFLGVFAYIIAVLIGWLVVFPLIAGVIAIIVTLIVGSMSGRAVKAALSESSARNSVLVEALTAVQTVKASRAEGQLLRRWDAAVLASSRTQDQIRKLQAVASNTTAALSQLSLVGIIVGGSYQFASGDVTTGAIIAAMMLSNRLIAPIGMIASTLLRARTAVEAYQTIDAIMKLPDERPNQQSPIQRVVRAGRLSFSKVRFAYPGSKVFVLDGISFSIQPGEKVGIIGRIGSGKTTIGRLLVNFHTASEGEILVDGIDIAQYHPEDLRRAVGFVVQDPEIFNGTVRDNILMSDPTASEERLLSAARKAGVEDFVSRHPQGYDMPVGERGMLLSGGQRQALALARAMLVEPKVLFLDEPSSSMDLATERQLIKHLEASVAPDQTVLIATHRYSLLSLVTRLLVVDNGRLIADGPKDAVLAQLRARGEGG; encoded by the coding sequence ATGGACGCGGCAGTTACGCCCGATGTCGTCGCTCACGATGAGCGACCGATCGATGTCATCCTCGAATGTGTGCGCTATCTCGCACGGGCCTGGCGGAAGTCGGACTCTGCGGCGCTGCTGACGGCTGGCCTGCCGCTTAAGGATGGGCTGCTTGGACCCGAGCAGGTTGAGGCGGCCTTCGGGCGGATTGGCGTCAGTGTCCGCCGCGCACACGTTGCCCCTGCGCGCCTGCGCGAGTTCGATTTTCCTGCCCTGATCTTCCCCGAAACGCGCTCGCCTGTCGTGCTGCTCGAACGTGCCGGCAGGCGCTCGTTCAGGGCCTACGATCCCGAGCAGCACGCCGAAGTCATCCTCGACGGACGTGACATCAAGGGCAAGAGCTCCCAACATCTCTTGCTGGTGTCGCCAAACTATGAGGCCGTCCAGGAAGCATCGGGCAAGCGCCTGGCGCAGCAGGGCCACTGGTTCTGGTCGGCCGTAGCCGGCCATACCCGCAGCATCTGGTATGTGTTGCTTGCGGCCGCCTTCATCAATCTGTTCGCGCTCGCCTTCCCTTTGTTCACGATGAACGTCTATGACCGGGTACTGCCGAACGCATCGCAGACAACGCTTTGGGTGCTGGCGGTTGGGGTTACGGCGGTGGTCATCTTCGATACCCTGCTGAAATTGGCTCGCTCCGCCGTCATCGAATATGTCGGCCGCAGCATTGATTTCCGGCTGTCCTCCGCCTTGTTCGACAGAGTGCTAAATACCCCCATGGCCAAGCGCCCGGAATCCACCGGCGCGTTCGTCAGTCGCATCGGGCAATACGAGGTGCTGCGCGAATTCGTGGCCGCCAGCTCGCTGGTCATGTTCGTCGATGTCCTGTTCCTGGGCGTCTTCGCCTATATTATCGCCGTGTTGATCGGCTGGCTGGTCGTATTCCCGCTCATCGCCGGCGTCATCGCCATTATCGTGACCTTGATCGTGGGCAGCATGTCGGGCCGCGCCGTGAAGGCCGCTCTGAGTGAATCTTCCGCGCGAAATTCCGTTCTTGTCGAAGCCCTGACAGCGGTCCAGACCGTGAAGGCCTCGCGGGCAGAGGGCCAATTGCTGCGCCGTTGGGACGCGGCTGTACTGGCATCGTCCCGTACGCAGGATCAGATCCGCAAATTGCAGGCCGTCGCTAGCAACACGACGGCCGCTTTATCCCAGCTTTCCCTCGTCGGGATTATCGTGGGCGGATCATACCAATTCGCGTCCGGCGATGTGACCACCGGTGCCATTATTGCGGCGATGATGCTGTCCAACCGGTTGATCGCGCCCATCGGCATGATCGCGTCGACCCTGTTGCGGGCCCGAACCGCGGTTGAGGCGTATCAGACGATCGATGCAATCATGAAGCTGCCCGATGAGCGCCCAAACCAGCAAAGCCCAATCCAGCGGGTGGTTCGGGCCGGCCGCCTCTCATTCAGCAAGGTCCGATTCGCCTATCCGGGCTCCAAGGTCTTCGTCCTCGATGGCATCAGCTTTTCAATCCAGCCGGGCGAGAAGGTCGGCATCATTGGGCGCATTGGGTCGGGCAAAACCACGATCGGCCGTCTGCTGGTCAATTTCCATACGGCCAGCGAGGGCGAGATCCTGGTCGATGGCATCGACATCGCCCAATATCACCCGGAGGACTTGCGTCGTGCAGTGGGCTTCGTGGTCCAGGACCCCGAAATATTCAACGGCACCGTTCGCGACAACATTCTGATGAGCGACCCGACCGCAAGCGAGGAGCGCCTGCTCAGCGCCGCGCGCAAGGCCGGCGTCGAGGACTTCGTCTCCAGGCATCCGCAGGGCTACGATATGCCGGTGGGCGAGCGCGGTATGCTACTGTCTGGCGGGCAACGCCAGGCTCTCGCGCTTGCCCGGGCAATGCTCGTCGAGCCAAAGGTGTTGTTCCTCGATGAACCGTCCAGTTCGATGGACCTGGCTACCGAAAGGCAGCTCATCAAGCATCTCGAAGCCAGCGTCGCGCCCGACCAGACCGTTCTGATCGCGACCCATCGCTACAGCTTGCTCTCCCTGGTTACGCGCCTCCTGGTCGTCGACAACGGTCGGCTGATTGCCGACGGTCCCAAGGATGCTGTATTGGCGCAACTGCGCGCTCGCGGGGAGGGCGGATGA
- a CDS encoding transglutaminase-like cysteine peptidase, producing the protein MRKRGINKYRSVLMTAAISILSLAQIGTTSAIDQDFKSNSPAITSSPSIVQEKPNVVSLGVFQSVAISAARLPAAGKWIDATSRDYRAFFGASCVSSGFSQCNTPFARKAQAAKRNATDLSGQPLLRFVNRAINNALPYQSDADAWGQADRWVTMSELSAKGRGDCEDYAIAKYWLLRSLGFPSENLQVVVLADTRRQVFHAVLVAHYDGTPYVLDNLSNSLRTDASLRNYMPIMSFADGKSYIHGFTNPTNNVAVNLSTVAPGEGF; encoded by the coding sequence ATGCGCAAGCGCGGTATCAACAAATATCGATCAGTATTGATGACGGCTGCGATTTCAATTCTGTCGCTAGCGCAGATCGGCACAACTAGCGCTATCGATCAGGACTTCAAAAGCAATTCGCCGGCGATCACCAGCAGCCCAAGTATCGTTCAAGAGAAACCGAACGTTGTTTCCCTCGGAGTCTTTCAATCCGTGGCGATTTCTGCTGCGCGGTTGCCGGCCGCCGGCAAATGGATAGATGCGACAAGCAGGGACTATCGGGCGTTTTTCGGGGCGTCCTGCGTCAGCTCCGGTTTCAGCCAGTGCAACACACCCTTTGCGCGCAAAGCTCAGGCCGCCAAGCGCAATGCAACGGATCTATCGGGGCAGCCGCTGCTGCGGTTCGTAAACAGGGCGATCAACAACGCCCTGCCCTACCAATCCGATGCCGATGCCTGGGGACAGGCAGACCGCTGGGTGACCATGTCCGAATTGTCAGCAAAGGGTCGCGGCGACTGCGAAGACTACGCGATTGCCAAGTATTGGTTGCTGCGCTCGCTCGGCTTCCCTAGTGAAAACCTGCAGGTTGTTGTTCTAGCCGATACACGGCGTCAGGTCTTCCACGCGGTGCTGGTAGCGCATTATGACGGTACGCCCTATGTGCTCGACAATCTCTCCAACTCGCTGCGGACAGATGCCAGCCTTCGCAACTACATGCCGATCATGTCGTTTGCCGACGGTAAGAGCTATATCCACGGCTTCACCAACCCAACCAACAATGTGGCCGTAAACCTGAGCACCGTCGCCCCCGGCGAAGGCTTCTAG
- a CDS encoding HlyD family type I secretion periplasmic adaptor subunit yields the protein MNFFRPSRRKDAQRLALPADEPPRSWAYVIAIIGATAAAFLLWASWAEVDEISRAEGRVIPSGKTQIIESAEQGVVTELLVRSGEQVSAGQLLARLDDTTTASSAGEVEARVLALLAQVERLRVESTGGAALDYTCPGTVQDQAPAVCLAETDLLNSRLSSLASTKLVLAQRVEQRQRELNEVVANKARVEGNLSISQERLALITPMAERGLAARTDLLALQAEVGDLSGQIAAAEEGMARLESALREAELQMEQADLQFRQEALSDLTLRSAELASAQQQLRGAEDRVARTDIRSPVDGVVNSIDVTTIGAVVTAGAKLLDIVPKSDFLLVEAKLRPADVAFVIPGQKARISFSAYDFSIYGGLEGTVENVSADSIVDQNTRETYYLVTIRAERAALDYRGQELAILPGMVTTVDILTGRRSVLQYLLKPINKVRQEAFIER from the coding sequence ATGAACTTCTTTCGGCCGTCCCGCCGCAAGGATGCGCAACGGCTGGCATTGCCAGCCGATGAACCGCCACGGTCCTGGGCCTATGTCATCGCGATTATCGGCGCGACTGCTGCAGCTTTCCTGCTGTGGGCCAGTTGGGCCGAGGTCGATGAAATCAGCCGTGCCGAGGGGCGGGTGATCCCGTCGGGCAAGACACAGATCATCGAGAGCGCCGAGCAGGGTGTCGTCACCGAACTGTTGGTGCGATCGGGCGAACAGGTGTCTGCCGGCCAGCTGCTAGCGCGTCTCGACGATACGACGACCGCCTCCAGCGCGGGCGAGGTGGAGGCGCGTGTACTTGCGCTGCTCGCTCAGGTCGAGCGGCTGCGCGTCGAAAGCACGGGCGGTGCGGCCTTGGACTATACGTGCCCTGGCACCGTCCAGGATCAGGCTCCTGCCGTCTGTCTAGCCGAGACCGATCTGCTGAATTCCCGCCTCTCAAGCCTGGCCAGCACCAAGCTTGTTCTCGCGCAGCGCGTCGAGCAGCGGCAGCGCGAACTCAATGAGGTCGTTGCCAACAAGGCTCGCGTGGAGGGCAATCTCAGCATTTCGCAGGAGCGGCTGGCACTCATCACACCTATGGCCGAGCGCGGTCTGGCGGCGCGCACCGACCTTCTGGCTTTGCAGGCCGAAGTTGGCGACCTCTCGGGACAGATCGCGGCAGCAGAAGAGGGCATGGCTCGGCTGGAATCGGCGCTGCGAGAGGCCGAACTGCAGATGGAGCAAGCGGATTTGCAGTTCCGCCAGGAGGCGCTATCTGATCTGACCTTGCGCAGCGCCGAGTTGGCCAGCGCGCAGCAGCAATTGCGCGGCGCTGAGGATCGCGTGGCGCGGACCGACATCCGCTCGCCCGTGGATGGCGTCGTCAACAGCATCGACGTGACGACCATTGGTGCCGTGGTGACCGCCGGCGCCAAGTTGCTGGACATCGTACCCAAATCTGACTTCCTGCTGGTCGAGGCCAAGCTGCGGCCCGCCGACGTCGCCTTCGTCATCCCCGGTCAGAAGGCACGGATCAGTTTTTCCGCCTACGACTTTTCCATCTACGGCGGTCTCGAGGGCACCGTGGAGAACGTATCCGCCGACAGCATTGTCGACCAGAATACCCGCGAGACCTACTACCTCGTCACCATCCGCGCCGAGCGCGCTGCGCTCGACTACCGGGGGCAGGAACTGGCCATCCTGCCCGGCATGGTGACGACAGTGGACATTCTCACCGGGCGCCGTTCTGTCCTCCAATACCTCCTCAAGCCGATCAATAAGGTCCGGCAGGAGGCCTTCATTGAACGATAA
- a CDS encoding TolC family protein yields the protein MNLVFIRRVLLSGVALVALSHAAAAMPLRDAVQIAMESNPEIGQAVQNHDATGFELRQAIGLFSPRVDLEASAGVQLLDNPSRRALNISGDALFPAQVGLVATFDLLDGGFRDAEVARQSARVDSASYRVLERSEYIALQIVRVYYQVLLQQQIVGLTRENVGFHEAMVTDVASAIESGQLTEADRFQSIERLAASRARLTEAGVELAAAQIEFKTLVGMMPGPVSAPPRAAGAIADSLEIAIAKAIINNPRMLTAGADIDAASALVDQAESAFSPKLSLEGRVATGYDISGSDNMTNDASLRLSMRWNIFDGGIKEAQVQEEIRRESEAKLVFDQTVREVEQAVRESWLRLKSQAELANVYQQQLTSSSELIGSYREQFNIGERSLLDVLDAQNTRFNVQVLQQTAQYSVMFAEYRVLAASGDLLSFIGVAADPTAVADTRAATDTPSWENAEPRARQPLTIPTYGN from the coding sequence ATGAATCTCGTTTTCATCAGGCGCGTACTTCTGTCCGGCGTGGCGCTCGTCGCCTTGTCCCATGCTGCGGCCGCCATGCCACTGCGCGACGCTGTGCAGATCGCCATGGAATCAAATCCAGAGATCGGGCAAGCGGTCCAGAATCACGATGCGACTGGGTTCGAGCTCCGTCAGGCGATCGGGCTTTTCTCGCCACGCGTCGATCTCGAAGCGTCCGCTGGCGTGCAGCTTCTCGACAACCCGTCGCGTCGCGCCCTCAATATTAGCGGCGACGCGCTCTTTCCGGCCCAGGTGGGCCTTGTCGCGACGTTCGACCTGCTCGATGGCGGTTTCCGCGATGCCGAGGTTGCCCGGCAATCGGCTCGTGTTGACAGCGCCTCCTACCGCGTTCTTGAGCGCAGCGAATACATCGCCCTCCAGATCGTCCGGGTTTACTACCAGGTCCTTCTCCAGCAGCAGATCGTTGGTCTGACCCGCGAAAATGTAGGCTTCCACGAAGCGATGGTCACCGACGTGGCCTCGGCGATCGAGAGCGGCCAGCTCACCGAAGCCGATCGCTTCCAGTCGATCGAACGCCTGGCTGCCTCCCGCGCGCGCCTTACTGAGGCCGGTGTCGAGCTGGCCGCGGCCCAGATCGAGTTCAAGACACTTGTCGGCATGATGCCCGGCCCTGTGAGCGCGCCTCCGCGCGCCGCGGGTGCGATCGCTGACTCGCTGGAAATCGCCATCGCCAAGGCGATCATCAACAACCCGCGCATGCTGACGGCGGGCGCGGATATCGATGCCGCGTCGGCGCTGGTCGATCAGGCTGAGTCCGCTTTCAGCCCCAAGCTGTCGCTTGAGGGGCGGGTTGCCACCGGATACGACATTTCCGGCAGCGACAACATGACTAACGATGCCAGCCTGCGCCTCTCCATGCGCTGGAACATCTTTGACGGCGGCATCAAGGAAGCGCAGGTTCAGGAAGAAATCCGCCGCGAAAGCGAAGCAAAGCTGGTCTTCGACCAGACGGTGCGTGAAGTAGAGCAGGCGGTTCGCGAATCCTGGCTGCGCCTCAAGAGCCAGGCGGAACTGGCGAATGTCTACCAGCAGCAGTTGACCTCGTCTTCGGAGCTGATCGGCTCCTATCGCGAGCAATTCAATATTGGTGAACGTTCCTTGCTCGACGTTCTCGATGCACAGAACACACGCTTCAATGTTCAGGTGCTGCAGCAGACGGCGCAGTACAGCGTCATGTTCGCCGAGTACCGCGTTCTCGCCGCAAGTGGCGACCTGCTGTCCTTCATCGGCGTAGCCGCAGACCCGACGGCCGTGGCGGATACGCGGGCCGCGACAGACACCCCGTCGTGGGAAAATGCCGAGCCGCGGGCACGTCAGCCGCTAACCATTCCGACCTACGGCAATTGA